The stretch of DNA GGTCGCGGCCGGGCGGCCCAGGCCGGCGGGCGGCGGAAGCGCTGCGGCGCCGGGGCAGCGAGCGGGAACTGGGACTGGCCCGTGACGGCCGCCTCCAGGCGGTCGCCGGCCTCGCCGCCCGCACCGCCCCGGGCGGCGAGGCGGTCGCCGCCGCGGCACGCCGGGCCGGCGCCCGGGTGGTGGTCGCGGGTGACGCCGGCCACGGATTCTCCTTCGCCGACGCGGCCGTCCCGGCCGGCGGCCGGCTGGTGGCGTCGGTACGCGGGCTCCAGGCCGACGGCGCGGTCGTGCTGCTGGTCTCCGGCAACCGCCGGGCGCTGGGCGCGGCCGACTGCGGCGTCGGCGTCCACCGCCCCGGGGAACCGCCGCCGTGGGGCGCGCACCTGCTGGTCGGCTCGGACCTGGAGGCGGCCGGGCTGATCGTGGACGCGGTGGGGGCGGCCGCCGGGGTGGACCGGGAGAGCGCCTTCCTGGCCGCCGGCGGCAGCGGTGTGGGAGCGGTCGCCGCCACCCAGGCCCCGGCCCGGCAGGCGTGCGCCCGCGGCGCCGCGATGGGTACCGCGGCCGGTTCCGTCGCCTTCTGCCTGGGGCACTGGCGGGCCCGGCAGCTGCTGGCCCGCCCGCTGGCACCGCCGGTCGTCACCGTCCCCTGGCACCTGATGCCGGTGCCGCGGGTGCTGGAGCGGCTGGGCACCGGCGAGGACGGGCTGTCCCCGCAGGAGGCGGCGGCGCGCGCCGGCTCCCCGGCGGCCACCGGTGAGCGGACCCGGCCCACCACCGTGCCCGCGGCGTTCGTCGAGGAGCTGGCCAACCCGCTCACCCCGGTGCTGGCGGCCGGCGCGGCGCTGGCCGCCGCGGTCGGCTCGCGCACCGACGCGGCCCTGGTGGCCGCGATCACCGGCACCTCCGCGCTCGTCGGCGGCGTCCAGCGGGTACGGACCGAACGCGCGCTGGCCGAGCTGTTCGAGCGTTCCGCGATCGGCGCGCGGGTACGGCGCGACGGCACCGAACGGCTGGTCACCGCCGGCGACCTGGTGCAGGGCGACGTCATCGTGCTGCGCCCCGAGGACGTGGTGCCCGCGGACTGCCGGGTGCTGCGGGCCGAGGGCCTGGAGGTGGACGAGTCGTCCCTGACCGGCGAGTCGCTGCCGGTCGCCAAGGGCCCGGAACCGGTGGTCGCCCCGGAACTCTCCCGCCGCCGCTCCATGCTCTACGAGGGCACCACGGTCTCCGCGGGCCGGGGCCTGGCGGTGGTCGTGGCCACCGGCTCCGCCACCGAGGTGGGCCGCAGCCTCGCCACCGCCCGCCAGGCCGGCCCGGCCACCGGGGTGGAGGCCCGGCTGACCTCGCTGACCCGGACCAGCCTGCCGGTCGCCGCGGCCTCGGCCGCCGCCGTGGTCGGCGCCGGCTTCCTGCACCGCCGGCCGCTCGCCGACACCCTCTCCTCGGCGGTCAACCTCGCCGTGGCCTCCGTCCCCGAGGGGCTGCCCTTCCTGGTCAACGCGGCGCAACTGGCCGCCGCCCGGCGGCTGGCGGACCTCGGCGCGCTGGTCCGCAACCCCCGCACCATCGAGGCGCTCGGCCGCTCCGACGTGCTCTGCTTCGACAAGACCGGCACCCTCACCGAGGGGGAGCTGCGGCTGGCCACGGTCGCCGACACCGACGGCGCGCTGCCCGCCGACGCGCTGGACACCCGGCGCAAGGCGGTCCTCGCCGCCGCACTGCGCGCCACCCCGCCCGCCCGCCAGTCCGAACCGATGGCCCACCAGACGGACCGGGCCGTGCTCACCGGCGCCCGCCGCGCCCGGGTGCCGGTCCGCCAGGGGGCGCCCCGCTGGCAGCGCACCGGCTCGCTGCCCTTCGAACCGTCCCGGGCGTACCACGCCACCGCCGGCCGGACCTCCCGCGGGCCGCTGCTGAGCGTCAAGGGCGCGCCCGAGAACGTCCTGGAGCGCTGCCGGTACCGGCGCGGACCGGACGCCGCGGACACCCCGCTGGAGGAGTCCGGGACACGGGAGCTGACCGCCCGCGCCGAGGAACTCGCCGGCGCCGGCCGCCGGGTGCTGGCGGTGGCCGAACGCGCCCTGGCCCCGGACGAGGACCTCACCGACGACGCCGTGCGCGACCTGGTCTTCCTCGGCTTCCTCACCCTGGCGGACCCGGTCCGCACCAGCGCCGCACCGGCCACCGCCCGGCTGCACCGGGCCGGGGTGCAGACCGTGATGCTCACCGGCGACCACCCGGCCACCGCCGAGGCCATCGCCGCCACCGTCGGCGACGCGGCCGAGCGGACGGTGTGCACCGGCCCGGAGCTGGACGGGCTGGACGACACGGAGCTGGACGCGCTGCTGCCGACGGTGGACGTCATCGCCCGGTGCAGCCCGCGCCACAAGTCCCGGATCGTCCAGGCGTACCAGCGGATGGGCCGGGTGGTGGCGATGACCGGCGACGGGGCCAACGACGCCGCCGCCATCCGGCTCGCCGACGTGGGGATCGCGCTGGGCCGGCGCGGCACCCCCGCCGCCACGGCCGCCGCCGACCTGGTGGTGAGCGACGACCGGCTGGAGACGATCGTGGCGGCCCTGCTGGAGGGCCGGGCGATGTGGGCGTCGGTCCGGGCCGCGCTGGCCGTCCTGGTCGGCGGCAACCTCGGCGAGGTGGCCTTCGGCGTGGTGACCGCGGCGTTCACCGGTGGCACGCCGCTGAACGCCCGTCAGATCATGCTGGTGAACCTCCTCACCGACCTCGCCCCCTCGCTGGCCATCGCCGCCCGGGAACCGGGGGAACAGGCCGGTGAGCGGCTGCTGCGGGAGGGGCCGCACCGCTCGCTGGGCACCGCGCTCACCGGGGAGATGCTGCTGCGCGGCGCGGTCACCGCCTGCGGTGCCGGAGCGGCCTGGGGCGCGGCCCGGCTGACCGGCGGGCGGCGGCGGGCCGGGACGGTGGCGCTCGCCGCCCTGGTGGGGACGCAGCTGGCGCAGACCCTGACCACGGGGGGCACCGACCGCAAGGTGCTCGCCGCGGGCGTCGGTTCGGCCGCCGTGCTCGCCGCGGTCATCCAGACCCCGGGGGTCAGCCGGTTCTTCGGGTGCACCCCGCTCGGCCCGGTCGCCTGGGGCATCACCCTGGCCGCGGTCGCCTCGGCCACCGCGCTGGGCCTGCTCGCCGCGCCCGTCCTGCGCCACCGGACCCGCGCCGCGGACCACGGTGCGGAACGGGACGCGGAACAGGACACGGAGCAGGGCGCGGGGGAGGGCCGGCCGGCCGACGGGGACCGTACCGCCGGCACCCCGCCGGACGGCACCCCCACCGCGGAGGGCCGGGAGCGGCGCGGGGAGGGCCGGGGCCACGGCGGCGCGGAAGGGGAACGGCCCGGGCCCCCGGAGGACGGCCCCGGCGCCGGCCCCTGACCGGACGTCAGCGGTCCGTCGTCACCCGGGCCCGCTCCCGTCCGGCACGCCGGACGGTGGTGTGTACCGCACCCGCGGGGGCAGGAGGAAGGCCGGGCCGGCCCGGCACCCGGCACGGTGACGGCCGGTGCCCTCGGACCGGCCCGGTGGCTCCCGGGCGAAGGGGCTCGTCCCGTCCCGGGCCGACGGGTGCCGCGGGCGGTGTACCGACGAGGGCGGGAGGTCCGGGGCGTGTTCGAAGGATTCGAGACCGGGCGGGTGCGGCTCGACGAGGCGACGATCGCCGTTCGCCACGGCGGGGAGGGACCACCGGTGGTGCTGCTGCACGGTCACCCCCGGACCTCCGCGACCTGGCACCGCGTCGCCCCGCTTCTCGTCCGGCGCGGTTTCACCGTGGTCTGCCCCGACCTCCGGGGGTACGGGCGGTCCACCGGCCCGGCGCCCACCGCCGACCACGCCGGGTACTCCAAACGGGCCGTCGCCGGTGACGTGGTCGAGGTGATGCGCTCCCTGGGCCATACCCGGTTCGCGCTCGCCGGGCACGACCGCGGCGGCGCCGTCGCGCTCCGCCTGGCGCTCGACCATCCCGGCGCGGTCTCGCGGGTGGCGCTGATCGACTGCCTGCCCGTCAGCGAACACCTGTCCCGCATCACGGCCGAGTTCGCCACGCAGTGGTGGCACTGGTTCTTCTTCGCCCAGCCGGACATCCCCGAGCGGGTCATCAACGCCGATCCGGACAGCTGGTACCGCGGCGATCCCCGGAGCATGGGCCGGGAGAACCACGACGAGTGGCGTGCGGCCACGCGGAACCCCGACGTGGTCCGGGCGATGCTGGAGGACTACCGGGCGGGCCTCACCCTCGACCGGCGGCACGAGGAGGAGGACCGCGCCGCCGGGACACGGATCCGGTGCCCGGCCCTGATCCTCTGGTCGCTCCGGGACGACCTGGAGGACCTGTACGGGAACCCGGTGGAGATCTGGCGGCGGTGGGCCACGGACGTCCGCGGCCACGGCATCGACGCCGGGCACCACGTGGCCGAGGAGGCGCCGGAGGCGCTCGCCTCGTCCCTCGGGGACTTCTTCGCCGGGCGGCACGGGTGAGGGACTCCCCGGCCGTCTCCGTCGCGGCGCGCGGGGCGCCCCGGCGGGCCGCACGGTCGGCGGACGGCACGTGCGGGTGCGGGCCCGTGCGGTCCGCCGGCCCCGGGCCGTCCCCCAGCCGGTGCGCGGGCGCCGGCGGGGTCGGGAGCGGACCGGTGCCGGACTCGGCGACCGCGCTGCCGGGCGGCGGTACCGGCACGGCCGGGACCGGGTCCCGGCGGCGGGGCGGGACCCGGACGGTACGGCCCCCGGCAGAGGGATGCTCCCCGACCGGGCGGGGCCCCGGGTGCGGCGCGGCCCGGACGGGATGCGGTCGGTGCGGCCGGGCCC from Streptomyces pactum encodes:
- a CDS encoding cation-translocating P-type ATPase, with the translated sequence MSPLPGLHLSAPAVLGPVAYGVAAGVRGAATVAGLVAGLPRRGVWQRPGRLHIEVRGVHGAGGERVARRVERALEGHPGVAWARVNAPSERAVVALTSPPPATGDLLALVERAEAEAEGVPATEDFDAWCPEPDHPGDGPPARRTVSVLAADTAGLAITVVTRLAPWLKLPAEVAAVTSALERHPRLRRLAGTAPDGTDRAETVLPLVGALAQGVATRGGGLALDLVQRVAQWREATAERRTWAEREPDLVRGPADAAADPIVVERPGPPPTDGAARYAERSMAVSAAVGAAAAPLLGPRKGLAVALAGVPKAHHGGREGFATTLGRALALRGVVAMDRGALRRLGQVDTVVLDEAALRTDRYEPVDLEPVGDVDEERTAERLFALFDPDDPLRPQRADGWTLAPLDGSRPGGPGRRAAEALRRRGSERELGLARDGRLQAVAGLAARTAPGGEAVAAAARRAGARVVVAGDAGHGFSFADAAVPAGGRLVASVRGLQADGAVVLLVSGNRRALGAADCGVGVHRPGEPPPWGAHLLVGSDLEAAGLIVDAVGAAAGVDRESAFLAAGGSGVGAVAATQAPARQACARGAAMGTAAGSVAFCLGHWRARQLLARPLAPPVVTVPWHLMPVPRVLERLGTGEDGLSPQEAAARAGSPAATGERTRPTTVPAAFVEELANPLTPVLAAGAALAAAVGSRTDAALVAAITGTSALVGGVQRVRTERALAELFERSAIGARVRRDGTERLVTAGDLVQGDVIVLRPEDVVPADCRVLRAEGLEVDESSLTGESLPVAKGPEPVVAPELSRRRSMLYEGTTVSAGRGLAVVVATGSATEVGRSLATARQAGPATGVEARLTSLTRTSLPVAAASAAAVVGAGFLHRRPLADTLSSAVNLAVASVPEGLPFLVNAAQLAAARRLADLGALVRNPRTIEALGRSDVLCFDKTGTLTEGELRLATVADTDGALPADALDTRRKAVLAAALRATPPARQSEPMAHQTDRAVLTGARRARVPVRQGAPRWQRTGSLPFEPSRAYHATAGRTSRGPLLSVKGAPENVLERCRYRRGPDAADTPLEESGTRELTARAEELAGAGRRVLAVAERALAPDEDLTDDAVRDLVFLGFLTLADPVRTSAAPATARLHRAGVQTVMLTGDHPATAEAIAATVGDAAERTVCTGPELDGLDDTELDALLPTVDVIARCSPRHKSRIVQAYQRMGRVVAMTGDGANDAAAIRLADVGIALGRRGTPAATAAADLVVSDDRLETIVAALLEGRAMWASVRAALAVLVGGNLGEVAFGVVTAAFTGGTPLNARQIMLVNLLTDLAPSLAIAAREPGEQAGERLLREGPHRSLGTALTGEMLLRGAVTACGAGAAWGAARLTGGRRRAGTVALAALVGTQLAQTLTTGGTDRKVLAAGVGSAAVLAAVIQTPGVSRFFGCTPLGPVAWGITLAAVASATALGLLAAPVLRHRTRAADHGAERDAEQDTEQGAGEGRPADGDRTAGTPPDGTPTAEGRERRGEGRGHGGAEGERPGPPEDGPGAGP
- a CDS encoding alpha/beta fold hydrolase → MFEGFETGRVRLDEATIAVRHGGEGPPVVLLHGHPRTSATWHRVAPLLVRRGFTVVCPDLRGYGRSTGPAPTADHAGYSKRAVAGDVVEVMRSLGHTRFALAGHDRGGAVALRLALDHPGAVSRVALIDCLPVSEHLSRITAEFATQWWHWFFFAQPDIPERVINADPDSWYRGDPRSMGRENHDEWRAATRNPDVVRAMLEDYRAGLTLDRRHEEEDRAAGTRIRCPALILWSLRDDLEDLYGNPVEIWRRWATDVRGHGIDAGHHVAEEAPEALASSLGDFFAGRHG